A part of Ptychodera flava strain L36383 chromosome 11, AS_Pfla_20210202, whole genome shotgun sequence genomic DNA contains:
- the LOC139144073 gene encoding caspase-8-like isoform X1 — protein sequence MCTKHIHIVQPPDIFNLSTQKQVHSAFETSTTDTRRCNTDIIECRVRHFTIIHRNSWQERSYVVAGNRMQINSDDTKEFNGVHGESSREAVNGSPGLDEYGYHLHRGETAFSALLRKSRKKGSVSYKMYSRPHGFAVIIANEHFNKDSDNPGSVQLEERPHVKTEVECLRGVFQRLGYLVCVYLDLTSEQLINKSELYCRKDHKAYDSFICCILSRGTSTHVYGSDGIAISLQEFIANFNGRRAPSLSYKPKIFFTETYKGPTVSASNTLVRTETIQVSFAGYCLNPDNPCEITMNAECRDSGAILPDDFDYLLANCTYKGKVDPEIRSLFMMMLADRLDGWSPYTHIETILDRLKRDLKRQKMEGCRVNVSVESTLRKSLSWTNS from the exons ATGTGTACCAAACACATACACATTGTACAGCCACCCGACATTTTTAACCTTTCGACTCAAAAACAAGTCCACTCCGCTTTTGAAACTTCGACAACTGATACACGAAGGTGTAACACCGATATCATAGAATGCCGTGTGCGGCATTTCACCATCATCCACCGCAATTCTTGGCAAGAACGAAGCTAC GTGGTTGCTGGAAACAGAATGCAGATTAATTCTGACGATACTAAGGAGTTCAATGGCGTTCACGGTGAGTCGTCTAGGGAGGCAGTCAACGGTAGTCCGGGACTTGATGAATATGGGTATCACCTCCATAGGGGAGAGACAGCGTTCAGTGCCTTGCTTAGAAAATCTCGGAAGAAGGGTTCTGTGTCTTACAAGATGTATTCCCGACCTCACGGGTTCGCTGTCATTATAGCGAACgagcattttaacaaagacagcGACAATCCAGGCAGCGTTCAGCTTGAGGAAAGACCACACGTCAAGACAGAAGTTG AGTGTCTTCGAGGCGTTTTCCAAAGACTTGGATATCTTGTCTGTGTTTACCTCGACCTGACCTCCGAGCAGTTGATCAACAAATCAGAACTTTACTGCAGAAAGGACCATAAAGCATACGACTCATTCATTTGTTGTATATTGTCACGTGGGACGTCCACTCATGTATACGGAAGCGACGGCATCGCCATCAGCTTACAGGAATTCATCGCCAACTTCAACGGTCGCCGAGCGCCATCTCTGAGCTACAAACCCAAAATCTTCTTTACTGAAACGTACAAGGGGCCAACAGTCAGTGCTTCAAATACATTGGTGCGGACAGAGACAATCCAGGTGTCGTTTGCCGGGTATTGTTTAAATCCAGACAACCCCTGCGAAATTACCATGAATGCAGAATGTCGGGACTCAGGCGCCATATTGCCCGATGATTTTGATTATCTTCTGGCAAACTGTACGTACAAAGGAAAGGTTGACCCAGAAATTCGGTCACTGTTCATGATGATGCTGGCCGATAGATTGGACGGCTGGTCACCATACACTCACATCGAAACTATTTTAGATAGATTGAAGCGCGACCTCAAGCGGCAGAAAATGGAAGGATGTAGAGTGAATGTGTCCGTGGAATCAACACTTCGAAAATCACTTTCATGGACGAATTCATGA
- the LOC139144073 gene encoding caspase-8-like isoform X2, giving the protein MTVTHFCSFLGHLNRNKARHFRAEVVAGNRMQINSDDTKEFNGVHGESSREAVNGSPGLDEYGYHLHRGETAFSALLRKSRKKGSVSYKMYSRPHGFAVIIANEHFNKDSDNPGSVQLEERPHVKTEVECLRGVFQRLGYLVCVYLDLTSEQLINKSELYCRKDHKAYDSFICCILSRGTSTHVYGSDGIAISLQEFIANFNGRRAPSLSYKPKIFFTETYKGPTVSASNTLVRTETIQVSFAGYCLNPDNPCEITMNAECRDSGAILPDDFDYLLANCTYKGKVDPEIRSLFMMMLADRLDGWSPYTHIETILDRLKRDLKRQKMEGCRVNVSVESTLRKSLSWTNS; this is encoded by the exons ATGACTGTCACTCACTTCTGTTCCTTCCTCGGTCACTTAAATCGGAACAAGGCAAGACATTTCAGAGCAGAG GTGGTTGCTGGAAACAGAATGCAGATTAATTCTGACGATACTAAGGAGTTCAATGGCGTTCACGGTGAGTCGTCTAGGGAGGCAGTCAACGGTAGTCCGGGACTTGATGAATATGGGTATCACCTCCATAGGGGAGAGACAGCGTTCAGTGCCTTGCTTAGAAAATCTCGGAAGAAGGGTTCTGTGTCTTACAAGATGTATTCCCGACCTCACGGGTTCGCTGTCATTATAGCGAACgagcattttaacaaagacagcGACAATCCAGGCAGCGTTCAGCTTGAGGAAAGACCACACGTCAAGACAGAAGTTG AGTGTCTTCGAGGCGTTTTCCAAAGACTTGGATATCTTGTCTGTGTTTACCTCGACCTGACCTCCGAGCAGTTGATCAACAAATCAGAACTTTACTGCAGAAAGGACCATAAAGCATACGACTCATTCATTTGTTGTATATTGTCACGTGGGACGTCCACTCATGTATACGGAAGCGACGGCATCGCCATCAGCTTACAGGAATTCATCGCCAACTTCAACGGTCGCCGAGCGCCATCTCTGAGCTACAAACCCAAAATCTTCTTTACTGAAACGTACAAGGGGCCAACAGTCAGTGCTTCAAATACATTGGTGCGGACAGAGACAATCCAGGTGTCGTTTGCCGGGTATTGTTTAAATCCAGACAACCCCTGCGAAATTACCATGAATGCAGAATGTCGGGACTCAGGCGCCATATTGCCCGATGATTTTGATTATCTTCTGGCAAACTGTACGTACAAAGGAAAGGTTGACCCAGAAATTCGGTCACTGTTCATGATGATGCTGGCCGATAGATTGGACGGCTGGTCACCATACACTCACATCGAAACTATTTTAGATAGATTGAAGCGCGACCTCAAGCGGCAGAAAATGGAAGGATGTAGAGTGAATGTGTCCGTGGAATCAACACTTCGAAAATCACTTTCATGGACGAATTCATGA